One genomic segment of Arachis duranensis cultivar V14167 chromosome 4, aradu.V14167.gnm2.J7QH, whole genome shotgun sequence includes these proteins:
- the LOC107483054 gene encoding LOW QUALITY PROTEIN: tRNA (guanine(9)-N1)-methyltransferase (The sequence of the model RefSeq protein was modified relative to this genomic sequence to represent the inferred CDS: inserted 1 base in 1 codon), with protein MPESEEPRAADGDGEATVQTEEPYLNDENAPEKPLVSEAGAPPLSKNAQKKLAKMQRWEAXTEEEKEKLLESRRSLRKERMEQRSREKDEKRERLCGARENGQNVVVDLEFAHLMNPNEIHSLVQQIMYCYAVNGRCSSPAHLWLTGCSGEMDDQLQRIPGFDKWIIEKEAKSYIEALQDRKENLVYLTADSDNVLEELDLKKIYIIGGLVDRNRWKGITMKKAEEQGIQTAKLPIGNFMKMTSSQVLTVNQVLEILLKFLETRDWKTSFFAVIPQRKRCQGDAEENAEAEDTLEDDQKDDEKASKKKCVEEEPCNC; from the exons ATGCCGGAGTCGGAGGAGCCACGCGCCGCCGACGGAGACGGCGAGGCCACCGTACAAACGGAGGAGCCGTACCTGAATGACGAAAATGCCCCCGAGAAACCTCTGGTTTCTGAGGCAGGTGCTCCTCCTCTGTCGAAGAATGCGCAGAAGAAGTTAGCGAAGATGCAGAGGTGGGAGG AgacggaggaggagaaggagaagctGTTGGAGTCGCGGAGGAGCCTCCGCAAGGAGAGGATGGAGCAGAGGTCGAGAGAGAAGgatgagaagagagagagacttTGTGGAGCCAGGGAGAATGGCCAAAACGTCGTCGTTGACCTCGAGTTCGCTCACCTCATGAACCCTAACGAAATCCACAGCCTCGTTCAACAG ATAATGTATTGCTATGCAGTGAATGGGAGGTGCTCTTCCCCTGCCCATCTTTGGCTGACTGGGTGCAGTGGAGAGATGGATGACCAATTACAAAGGATCCCTGGATTTGATAAGTGGATAATTGAGAAGGAAGCAAAATCCTACATCGAAGCCTTGCAAGATCGTAAGGAAAATTTGGTATATCTCACTGCAGATTCAGACAATGTTCTTGAAGAACTTGATCTGAAGAAGATATATATTATTGGTGGTTTAGTGGATAGGAATCGGTGGAAGGGGATAACCATGAAGAAAGCAGAAGAACAAGGAATCCAAACAGCTAAGCTCCCAATTGGAAATTTCATGAAGATGACTAGTTCTCAG gTTCTTACTGTGAATCAAGTGTTGGAAATACTACTGAAGTTCCTGGAGACAAGGGATTGGAAAACATCTTTCTTTGCCGTTATCCCTCAAAGGAAAAGATGTCAAGGTGATGCAGAAGAAAATGCAGAAGCAGAAGATACATTAGAAGATGACCAAAAGGATGATGAAAAGGCAAGTAAAAAGAAATGTGTTGAGGAGGAACCTTGTAATTGTTAG